In the Methanobacterium sp. Maddingley MBC34 genome, TACTGCCAATCCTATGATTATGTTGATGATGGGTGTGGTGGAATTTATGAAGGTCATGGTAAACAGTGCCAGGGTGACAGTGGCCATCCCTGCGGTGGCAATGATACGGGCATCAATACGGTCCGACATTCTACCGGCAATCGGGGCAGTTATGGCCATGATTATCGGTTGGGCCACTAATATTATACCAGCGGTCTGTGGTTCCAATCCTTTGATGTACTGGAGATAGTAACTCAAAAGTAGGGTAACCGCAAAGGTCGCACTGTAGTTTATGAGGGCAGCCACACTGGAAAATGAGAAAGCTGTGTTTTTAAACAATCTAACATTGAATACTGGGCTTTTAGTCCTAAGCTCCCATCTGATAAATGCCAGGAATCCCATGATTCCCAGTATTAACATGACCCATCCATCTATTTGGGGCAGACTGGAAAATCCGTACATCACCAAAAACAGCATAAGACTGTAGAGTATGGAACCCACATAATCGAATGTTTCTCCTCTGGAGGCAGCCCATTCATCATTGAGTTTCCAGAATACAATACCCATGACCAGGAGCCCGAATGGTATCATAAGTAAAAAGAGACTTCTCCAACCAAGATACTGGGTCATGAATCCACCTAACACAGGTCCGAATGATAATCCAACGTAAACTGCTGCTACATTGATTCCTATGGCTTTTCCCCTGTGTTGGGGTGGGTAAACTGAGCTGATTATGGCCAGTCCAGTTACGAAGATCATTGCTGAACCAATACCCTGGAGTATCCGAGACGCTATTAGTGTAAATGAGGAGGGGGATATGGCACATAACAGTGATGCCACAGTGAAGAGAATTATCCCGTAAGTGAAGATCTTCTTCATACCGTGTATATCTGCCACCCTACCAAATGGAACTGCAAATATGGCAGCTGCCAGTAGGAATCCGTTGGTAACCCAGTTCAAGATAATTGCGTCTGCACCGAAATCTAGCCCAATAGTTGGTAGAGCTATGTTAACCGATGACCCCATGAAGGGTGTGAAAAAAGAAGCTATGGTTGCTGCTAAAAGTGCAGCGATTTTAATATCATTACTAACTTTAGGGGAGTTATCATTAGGGGCCATTAAATTCACCAGACCGATAAGTATTATTATTGAATTATTGATATTCTGTTAGATTTGCTTAATGAATTAAATTATAATAATTGAATTAAATGGAATACAGATGTTTAA is a window encoding:
- a CDS encoding drug resistance transporter, EmrB/QacA subfamily (PFAM: Major Facilitator Superfamily~TIGRFAM: drug resistance transporter, EmrB/QacA subfamily) — translated: MAPNDNSPKVSNDIKIAALLAATIASFFTPFMGSSVNIALPTIGLDFGADAIILNWVTNGFLLAAAIFAVPFGRVADIHGMKKIFTYGIILFTVASLLCAISPSSFTLIASRILQGIGSAMIFVTGLAIISSVYPPQHRGKAIGINVAAVYVGLSFGPVLGGFMTQYLGWRSLFLLMIPFGLLVMGIVFWKLNDEWAASRGETFDYVGSILYSLMLFLVMYGFSSLPQIDGWVMLILGIMGFLAFIRWELRTKSPVFNVRLFKNTAFSFSSVAALINYSATFAVTLLLSYYLQYIKGLEPQTAGIILVAQPIIMAITAPIAGRMSDRIDARIIATAGMATVTLALFTMTFINSTTPIINIIIGLAVLGLGFGLFSSPNTNVIMGSVERKFYGVASATVSTMRLIGQTMSIGIATLVFALFIGRVQITPGQYPALMGSIQICFVVFTALCFIGIFVSWYRGNNKGYQEEKDGQ